Proteins co-encoded in one Hyalangium ruber genomic window:
- a CDS encoding carboxypeptidase regulatory-like domain-containing protein, with amino-acid sequence MKRRALVLGAVLVALAAGLWFLLGDSPAAESSQKESATSNAAPSPPRVKRGPPPRREEPPRAPTPEPSAEALPAAALEAEEELLGYVVSKRTGEPVALAEVILTPLAEQSESEEPLEVPEEEKLFTTSSETGEFFFTGLTPGRYHIEVRASGFVTKVLPSLPVPFGGRVTLDLGMGGHLEGQVLGVDGQPSVGAEVLAFSGRQEARARTDAQGGFTLEVPTGTYAISAHQGAHAGELEREVTVAEQQRVQGLRIYLGEGARVSGTVLHEDGTPLLGARVQAHSRQALATSGVAGTDERGAFSIAPLAASTYDLRVLVPTGDRLEHKGLSLSPGEHATVTFTYQPRGTLTVWVSGKKRDAAEPLVKVSALPAPGRLTGGDVQGVWHRWDGWKFEGLLPGRYRVEARRAPDQPAVEQSVHVSERPQRVLLLLPAEEAEDEPSTFTVEGRVVTRSGGLPDAPVRVTVHRIVGVGRSREFDADEQGHFRIELHRGLVRPLVHELTTRMPRRLGCETNGKLRITTEQNQEVTIVLETRAPELRLQVQDAEGRPFPNAPVMVNFEHSRVVGETDALGRLEVCFPPTTPPRFPLMIQALHARLAAVVEYARGEWTPVRLQPSLTVRGRVVSGSGAPVRRFGVAFFSEGLPRSGVEQDFTGDRFELREVPLGRSKLQVVDQEGRGATVSLDLRPGADVNLEILVSAGVPLEGRVVDATTRQPLEEVAVSLSATHHTVTRKDGRFRFRNVLPGEYLLQLSRRVRGGVTHPVQLMPGEALDLGDLPFAAQ; translated from the coding sequence ATGAAACGGAGAGCGCTCGTCCTGGGGGCAGTCCTGGTGGCGCTGGCGGCAGGCCTCTGGTTCCTCCTGGGGGACAGCCCCGCGGCCGAGTCCTCCCAGAAGGAAAGCGCCACGTCGAACGCGGCGCCCTCCCCTCCCCGCGTCAAGCGCGGCCCTCCGCCGCGACGCGAAGAGCCCCCGCGGGCGCCCACACCCGAGCCCTCCGCCGAAGCGCTTCCCGCGGCTGCCCTCGAAGCGGAAGAGGAGCTGCTCGGCTACGTCGTCTCGAAGCGAACGGGAGAGCCCGTGGCGCTCGCGGAGGTCATCCTCACGCCTCTGGCCGAGCAGTCCGAGTCCGAGGAGCCGCTGGAAGTCCCCGAGGAGGAAAAGCTCTTCACCACGAGCAGCGAGACGGGCGAGTTCTTCTTCACGGGGCTGACGCCGGGCCGCTACCACATCGAGGTGCGCGCCTCGGGCTTCGTCACCAAGGTGCTGCCCTCGCTGCCGGTCCCCTTTGGCGGCCGTGTCACCCTGGATCTCGGGATGGGCGGCCACCTCGAGGGACAGGTGCTCGGCGTGGATGGGCAGCCCTCGGTCGGAGCGGAGGTCCTCGCGTTCTCCGGGAGGCAGGAAGCGCGGGCCCGCACGGACGCACAAGGCGGCTTCACCCTCGAGGTGCCCACGGGCACGTACGCCATCTCCGCGCACCAGGGCGCTCACGCGGGCGAGCTGGAGCGCGAGGTGACGGTCGCCGAGCAGCAACGTGTCCAGGGCCTGCGAATCTACCTGGGCGAGGGGGCGCGGGTCTCTGGCACGGTCCTGCATGAAGATGGCACGCCCCTCCTCGGTGCCCGGGTTCAGGCCCATTCTCGCCAGGCCCTCGCCACCAGCGGGGTGGCGGGAACGGACGAGCGCGGCGCGTTCTCCATCGCGCCCCTGGCCGCGAGCACCTATGACCTTCGGGTCCTCGTGCCCACGGGAGACAGGCTCGAGCACAAGGGCCTCTCCCTGTCCCCGGGCGAGCACGCCACGGTGACGTTCACCTACCAGCCCCGGGGCACCCTCACGGTCTGGGTGTCGGGCAAAAAGCGGGACGCGGCCGAGCCCTTGGTGAAGGTAAGTGCCCTGCCCGCCCCTGGGCGCCTCACCGGCGGCGACGTCCAGGGCGTCTGGCACCGCTGGGATGGCTGGAAATTCGAGGGGCTGCTGCCAGGCCGATACCGGGTGGAGGCGCGGCGCGCTCCGGACCAGCCCGCCGTCGAGCAGTCCGTGCACGTCTCGGAACGTCCCCAGAGGGTCCTCCTCTTGCTGCCCGCCGAAGAGGCCGAGGACGAACCTTCCACCTTCACGGTCGAAGGCCGGGTCGTGACGCGCTCGGGAGGCCTACCGGATGCGCCCGTGCGGGTGACGGTGCATAGGATTGTGGGCGTCGGCAGGTCGAGGGAGTTCGACGCGGACGAGCAAGGGCACTTCCGGATCGAGCTGCATCGCGGGCTGGTCCGTCCCTTGGTGCATGAGCTGACCACGAGGATGCCGCGAAGGCTCGGCTGCGAAACCAATGGAAAGCTCCGGATCACCACCGAGCAGAACCAGGAGGTGACGATCGTCCTGGAGACGAGAGCGCCTGAGCTGCGGCTCCAGGTGCAAGACGCCGAGGGGAGGCCCTTTCCGAACGCGCCCGTGATGGTGAACTTCGAGCACTCCCGTGTCGTCGGAGAGACGGATGCGCTGGGCCGCCTCGAAGTGTGCTTCCCCCCCACGACCCCCCCCCGCTTTCCCCTGATGATCCAGGCGCTGCACGCGCGGCTGGCGGCGGTGGTGGAGTACGCGAGAGGAGAATGGACTCCGGTCCGACTTCAGCCCTCGCTCACGGTGCGCGGACGGGTGGTCTCCGGGAGCGGAGCGCCCGTGCGTCGCTTTGGCGTGGCGTTCTTCTCGGAGGGACTGCCCAGGTCCGGGGTCGAGCAGGACTTCACGGGAGACCGCTTCGAGCTGCGCGAAGTGCCCTTGGGCCGGAGCAAGCTCCAGGTCGTGGATCAGGAGGGACGCGGGGCCACGGTGTCGCTGGACCTGCGACCGGGAGCGGACGTGAACCTGGAGATCCTCGTGAGCGCGGGCGTGCCGCTCGAGGGGCGGGTGGTGGATGCCACCACCCGGCAGCCCCTGGAGGAAGTGGCCGTGAGCCTCAGCGCCACCC
- a CDS encoding antibiotic biosynthesis monooxygenase has protein sequence MPNSLLVVHVHVHVKPEHVDAFREATLANARASVKEPGIARFDVVQDTEDKTRFVLVEAYRTPEAPAAHKETAHYLKWRDTVAPMMAEPRTSKKYVNAFPEDAGW, from the coding sequence ATGCCCAACAGCCTGCTGGTCGTCCACGTCCACGTCCACGTCAAGCCGGAGCATGTCGATGCCTTCCGCGAGGCCACCCTGGCCAACGCCCGCGCCAGCGTGAAGGAGCCCGGCATCGCCCGCTTCGACGTCGTCCAGGACACCGAGGACAAGACGCGCTTCGTGCTCGTCGAGGCCTACCGCACGCCCGAGGCCCCCGCCGCCCACAAGGAGACGGCCCACTACCTGAAGTGGCGCGACACCGTGGCGCCGATGATGGCCGAGCCCCGGACGAGCAAGAAGTACGTCAACGCCTTTCCTGAAGACGCGGGGTGGTGA
- a CDS encoding DUF4126 family protein — MIPFTVVSQAMGLSSASGTRAGLSLLAVALASHQGYVSLPDSLGWMAHPGAMAAFAVVLVFEMITDRDEDMHMLLGLAQYGLSAGGGALSVMASMNVATQGIPEWAVGAGGAGLAIGTLALRRRMHVEFSGLESELFHPLRWLTRLQEGGALGLCVAVFFAPAVALGVVVVLTVAGVVATVMAHRMEAKLFRRPCPACGTPIRVEASRCVQCRHDVPVVKQLDLALGDKARAAVRGALDSVVATAGKLGRSSESSSHKVG; from the coding sequence GTGATTCCCTTTACGGTGGTCTCCCAGGCCATGGGCTTGAGCAGCGCCTCGGGCACGCGGGCGGGCTTGAGCCTGCTGGCGGTGGCCCTGGCCTCGCACCAGGGCTACGTGTCGCTGCCCGACTCGCTGGGGTGGATGGCGCACCCGGGCGCCATGGCCGCCTTCGCGGTGGTGCTCGTCTTCGAGATGATCACCGACCGGGACGAGGACATGCACATGCTGCTCGGGCTGGCGCAGTACGGCCTGAGCGCGGGCGGCGGCGCGCTGTCGGTGATGGCCTCGATGAACGTGGCGACGCAGGGCATCCCCGAGTGGGCGGTGGGCGCGGGCGGCGCGGGGCTGGCGATTGGCACGCTGGCGCTGCGGCGGCGGATGCACGTGGAGTTCTCCGGCCTGGAGAGCGAGCTCTTCCACCCGCTGCGCTGGCTCACCCGGCTGCAGGAGGGCGGCGCGCTGGGGCTGTGCGTGGCCGTCTTCTTCGCGCCCGCGGTGGCCCTCGGGGTGGTGGTGGTGCTGACGGTGGCGGGCGTGGTGGCCACCGTGATGGCGCACCGCATGGAGGCGAAGCTCTTCCGCCGGCCCTGTCCTGCCTGCGGCACCCCCATCCGCGTGGAGGCCTCGCGCTGCGTCCAATGCCGGCACGACGTACCGGTGGTGAAGCAGCTCGACCTGGCTCTGGGCGACAAGGCGCGGGCCGCCGTCCGGGGAGCGCTCGACTCGGTGGTGGCCACGGCGGGCAAGCTGGGGCGCTCGTCCGAGAGTTCCTCCCACAAGGTGGGCTGA
- a CDS encoding DUF4846 domain-containing protein: protein MTLSSLALGLLLPALLGTAPHTPTREELTRYPWLSKSAQVRPLETTFAPPAGYTRVSVEEGSFGAWLRTLPLRPEGTPVRDFRGGEILAEGDARLAAVAELDVGKANLQQCADSIIRLHAEWRWVQGQKERIAYRFTSGHLASWPQYAAGDRARISGSKVTWVRSAGADSSRASFRGYLDLVFTYAGTLSLQVEKNRPAREQLRPGDFFVLGGSPGHAVLVLDVAVNAEGERVALLGQGFIPAQDFHILSPGKDGPWFSLEGEEVATPFWKPFPWSSLRRL, encoded by the coding sequence ATGACCTTGAGCTCTCTCGCCTTAGGCCTGCTCCTCCCCGCCCTCCTCGGCACGGCCCCTCATACGCCCACGCGCGAGGAGCTGACCCGCTACCCCTGGCTCTCCAAGAGCGCGCAGGTGCGGCCGCTGGAGACCACCTTCGCGCCTCCCGCCGGCTACACCCGGGTGAGCGTGGAAGAGGGCTCGTTCGGAGCCTGGCTGCGAACCCTGCCGCTGCGCCCCGAGGGCACCCCGGTGCGCGACTTCCGGGGCGGAGAAATCCTGGCCGAGGGCGACGCGCGGCTGGCGGCGGTGGCGGAGCTGGACGTGGGCAAGGCCAACCTCCAGCAGTGCGCCGACTCCATCATCCGCCTCCACGCCGAGTGGCGCTGGGTGCAGGGCCAGAAGGAGCGCATCGCCTACCGCTTCACCAGCGGACACCTGGCCTCCTGGCCTCAGTACGCAGCCGGAGACCGGGCGCGCATCTCCGGCTCCAAGGTGACGTGGGTGCGCAGCGCCGGAGCGGACAGCTCCCGCGCCTCGTTCCGAGGCTACCTGGACCTGGTCTTCACCTACGCGGGGACGCTGTCACTCCAGGTGGAGAAGAACCGGCCCGCGCGTGAGCAGCTCCGGCCCGGAGACTTCTTCGTGCTCGGGGGCAGCCCGGGACACGCCGTGCTCGTGCTGGACGTGGCGGTGAACGCGGAGGGCGAGCGGGTGGCGCTGCTGGGCCAGGGCTTCATCCCCGCCCAGGACTTCCACATCCTCTCGCCGGGGAAGGACGGGCCGTGGTTCTCACTGGAGGGCGAGGAGGTGGCCACCCCCTTCTGGAAGCCCTTCCCCTGGTCCTCATTGCGTCGACTCTGA
- a CDS encoding ATP-binding protein, with protein sequence MRGVLKAWLLRRLDALLTEEQRRLPPEELSRLRVVVGAAALNFLMAFSNMVGPEAPTHGTLFRAAGVLFSACYLGALVLVRRGAPVRRPALLVCVTLTLGLIFSTHLIGTAAAAASAASMLIPALVVYLLGTRLGLLFTGVMVLNVLVLHPLVRTGGALFFDNDHDRMLSLFAVISLLGGWVLSWLYSTARLEAHAALRESEGKLISLIENTDDLVCSLDAQGRILTANQAVRRLFREPPGPEPVRGEALFRLLLPESSDVGRQKLAQALGGQRVGFEVSVAAEGRRQIWDISLNPVLGAGARPVGVTLFGRDITERKEAELRLGEMHRSLMDASRQAGKAEVATGILHNVGNTLNSVNVSVDLVAERVRNLRLAGLARASAMLRENASHLATFLTTDPRGQHFPAYLRALNEQLFQDQAALMVETEALRERVDHIRAVVNMQQQHARSAQMLEQVPVPQLIDDALRLHGVSFERLGIQVRTEYAVVPTVLVDRHKLLQILLNLLSNARYALVESGREPKQLTLRVELTPEQRLRIAVADNGVGIPAEHLPHLFTQGFTTRKGGHGFGLHMSALTAQDLNGSLSCTSAGRNQGATFTIEFPLVAPRARA encoded by the coding sequence GTGCGCGGAGTCCTGAAGGCGTGGCTGCTGCGGCGGCTGGACGCGCTCCTCACCGAGGAGCAGCGCCGGCTGCCGCCCGAGGAGCTCAGCCGCCTGCGCGTGGTGGTGGGCGCCGCGGCCCTCAACTTCCTGATGGCCTTCTCCAACATGGTCGGCCCGGAGGCGCCTACCCATGGCACCCTCTTCCGGGCCGCGGGAGTGCTCTTCTCCGCCTGCTACCTGGGCGCGCTGGTCCTCGTGCGGCGGGGAGCGCCGGTGCGACGCCCGGCCCTCTTGGTGTGCGTGACGCTCACGCTGGGGCTGATCTTCTCCACCCACTTGATTGGCACCGCCGCCGCGGCAGCCAGCGCGGCGAGCATGTTGATCCCCGCGCTGGTGGTCTACCTGCTCGGCACCCGCCTGGGCCTGCTCTTCACCGGGGTGATGGTGCTCAACGTGCTGGTCCTCCATCCCCTGGTGCGCACGGGAGGCGCGCTCTTCTTCGACAATGACCATGACCGGATGCTGAGCCTCTTCGCGGTCATCTCCCTGCTGGGCGGCTGGGTGCTGAGCTGGCTGTACAGCACCGCGCGGCTGGAGGCCCACGCGGCGCTGCGCGAGAGCGAGGGCAAGCTGATCAGCCTCATCGAGAACACGGATGACCTGGTGTGCTCGTTGGACGCCCAGGGGCGCATCCTCACCGCCAACCAGGCGGTGCGGAGGCTGTTCCGCGAGCCTCCCGGCCCCGAGCCCGTCCGGGGCGAGGCCCTCTTCCGGCTGCTCCTGCCCGAGTCCTCCGACGTGGGCAGGCAGAAGCTGGCCCAGGCGCTGGGCGGACAGCGGGTGGGCTTCGAGGTGAGCGTCGCGGCGGAGGGCAGGAGGCAGATTTGGGACATCTCCCTCAACCCCGTGCTCGGGGCGGGGGCGCGGCCCGTGGGCGTCACCCTCTTCGGGCGCGACATCACCGAGCGCAAGGAGGCCGAGCTCCGGCTGGGGGAGATGCACCGCAGCCTCATGGACGCCTCGCGCCAGGCGGGCAAGGCGGAGGTGGCCACGGGTATCCTCCACAACGTGGGCAACACGCTCAACAGCGTGAACGTGTCCGTGGATCTGGTGGCCGAGCGGGTGCGCAACCTGCGGCTGGCCGGCCTGGCGCGGGCCTCGGCGATGCTGCGCGAGAACGCCTCGCACCTGGCCACCTTCCTCACGACCGACCCGCGCGGCCAGCACTTCCCCGCCTACCTCCGGGCGCTCAACGAGCAGCTCTTCCAGGATCAGGCGGCGCTCATGGTGGAGACCGAGGCGCTGCGCGAGCGCGTGGACCACATCCGGGCCGTGGTGAACATGCAGCAGCAGCACGCGCGCTCGGCGCAGATGCTGGAGCAAGTACCGGTGCCCCAGCTCATCGACGATGCCCTGCGCCTGCACGGCGTGTCCTTCGAGCGGCTGGGCATCCAGGTGCGCACGGAGTACGCCGTGGTGCCCACGGTGCTGGTGGATCGCCACAAGCTGCTGCAGATCCTCCTCAACCTCTTGAGCAACGCCCGCTACGCGCTGGTGGAGAGCGGCCGGGAGCCCAAGCAGCTCACCCTCCGCGTGGAGCTCACCCCCGAGCAGCGGCTGCGCATCGCGGTAGCCGACAATGGCGTGGGCATCCCCGCCGAGCACCTGCCGCACCTCTTCACCCAGGGCTTCACCACCCGCAAGGGAGGGCACGGCTTCGGCCTGCACATGAGCGCGCTCACCGCGCAGGACCTCAACGGCTCCCTGTCCTGCACGAGCGCTGGCAGGAACCAGGGAGCCACCTTCACCATCGAGTTTCCGCTGGTGGCTCCGAGAGCGCGGGCCTGA
- a CDS encoding M13 family metallopeptidase, producing the protein MRFKTFARVFWAPGALSALLLTSCATSSQSQDSGTQAAANKLGVEVKNFDTSVRPQDDFYKYVNGNWVKTTQMPSDRARYGTFIELADKSEAALKLIIEEAAAVKDRQKGSDTQKVGDLYESFMDTQRIETLGVEPVRPELQRVAALKSADELPELLAHFYRSGVQSPLMVFVGQDAKQSTRYIVYANQSGLGLPDRDYYFKQEPRFTEVRAAYQAYVEKLLTLAGEKDAAAAAKAIVALETTLAEKSWDRVKNRDREATYNLKTVDELEQLTPGFSFKRYLKAVGAEATPGVIVRQPDYFQALAQVLKSTPLPVLKQYLTYKVLDSYAPLLSKGFEEAHFAFRGRTLQGQEEIRPRWKRAVATVEEGLGEVVGKLYVERNFSPESKKRMKELVDNLRVAFKQGIDQLEWMSPATKAQAQDKLSKFNVKIGYPDKWRDYSKLEVVAGDLVGNVKRATAFEVQHDLDKLGKPIDRTEWGMTPQTVNAYYSSTMNEIVFPAAILQPPFFNPEADDAVNYGAIGGVIGHEISHGFDDQGSRSDGDGNLRDWWTAEDKKAFEQRTGMLVEQYNGFKPIDAMTVNGKLTLGENIGDLSGLTVAYKAYQLSLDGKPAPVIEGFTGDQRFFFGWGQIWRSLFRDDYMRQMLLTDSHSPGPYRVNGVVRNMPEFYKAFDVKQGDPSWLPPEQRVKIW; encoded by the coding sequence ATGCGCTTCAAAACCTTTGCCCGCGTGTTCTGGGCCCCCGGCGCGCTCAGCGCCCTGCTGCTCACCAGCTGCGCCACCAGCTCCCAGTCCCAGGACTCGGGCACCCAGGCCGCGGCCAACAAGCTCGGCGTCGAGGTGAAGAATTTCGACACCAGCGTCCGGCCGCAGGATGACTTCTACAAGTATGTGAATGGCAACTGGGTGAAGACGACGCAGATGCCCTCTGACCGGGCGCGTTACGGCACCTTCATCGAGCTGGCGGACAAGAGCGAGGCGGCTCTCAAGCTCATCATCGAGGAGGCCGCGGCCGTCAAGGACCGCCAGAAGGGCTCGGACACCCAGAAGGTGGGCGACTTGTACGAGAGCTTCATGGACACCCAGCGAATCGAAACGCTGGGCGTGGAGCCGGTACGCCCCGAGTTGCAGCGCGTGGCGGCGCTGAAGAGCGCGGATGAGCTGCCCGAGCTGCTGGCGCACTTCTACCGCTCCGGCGTGCAGTCGCCGCTGATGGTGTTCGTGGGCCAGGACGCCAAGCAGTCCACGCGCTACATCGTCTACGCCAACCAGAGCGGGCTGGGCCTGCCGGACCGCGACTACTACTTCAAGCAGGAGCCGCGCTTCACCGAGGTGCGCGCCGCCTACCAGGCCTACGTGGAGAAGCTGCTCACGCTGGCCGGAGAGAAGGACGCGGCGGCGGCGGCCAAGGCCATCGTCGCGCTGGAGACGACGCTGGCCGAGAAGAGCTGGGACCGGGTGAAGAACCGCGACCGCGAGGCCACCTACAACCTGAAGACGGTGGACGAGCTGGAGCAGCTCACCCCGGGCTTCTCGTTCAAGCGCTACCTCAAGGCCGTGGGCGCCGAGGCCACTCCCGGCGTCATCGTCCGCCAGCCGGACTACTTCCAGGCGCTGGCGCAGGTGCTCAAGAGCACCCCGCTGCCGGTGCTCAAGCAGTACCTCACCTACAAGGTGCTCGACTCGTACGCGCCGCTGCTCAGCAAGGGCTTCGAGGAGGCGCACTTCGCCTTCCGCGGCCGCACCCTGCAGGGCCAGGAGGAGATTCGCCCGCGGTGGAAGCGCGCCGTGGCCACGGTGGAGGAGGGCCTGGGCGAGGTGGTGGGCAAGCTCTACGTGGAGCGCAACTTCAGCCCCGAGTCCAAGAAGCGCATGAAGGAGCTGGTGGACAACCTGCGCGTGGCCTTCAAGCAGGGAATCGATCAGCTCGAGTGGATGAGCCCCGCCACCAAGGCGCAGGCGCAGGACAAGCTCTCGAAGTTCAACGTGAAGATCGGCTACCCGGACAAGTGGCGTGACTACTCGAAGCTCGAGGTGGTCGCCGGCGACCTGGTGGGCAACGTCAAGCGGGCCACGGCGTTCGAGGTGCAGCACGACCTGGACAAGCTGGGCAAGCCCATCGACCGGACCGAGTGGGGCATGACGCCGCAGACGGTGAACGCCTACTACAGCTCGACGATGAACGAGATTGTCTTCCCGGCCGCCATCCTCCAGCCGCCGTTCTTCAACCCCGAGGCGGATGACGCGGTGAACTACGGCGCCATCGGCGGCGTGATTGGCCATGAGATCAGCCACGGCTTCGATGACCAGGGCAGCCGCTCGGATGGCGACGGCAACCTGCGCGACTGGTGGACGGCCGAGGACAAGAAGGCCTTCGAGCAGCGCACCGGCATGCTGGTGGAGCAGTACAACGGCTTCAAGCCCATCGACGCGATGACGGTGAACGGCAAGCTGACGCTGGGCGAGAACATCGGCGACCTGAGCGGGCTGACGGTGGCGTACAAGGCCTACCAGCTCTCGCTCGACGGCAAGCCGGCCCCGGTGATCGAGGGCTTCACCGGCGACCAGCGCTTCTTCTTCGGCTGGGGGCAGATCTGGCGCTCGCTGTTCCGCGACGACTACATGCGGCAGATGCTGCTGACGGACTCGCACTCGCCGGGCCCGTACCGCGTCAACGGCGTGGTGCGGAACATGCCCGAGTTCTACAAGGCCTTCGACGTGAAGCAGGGCGACCCCAGCTGGCTGCCGCCCGAGCAGCGCGTGAAGATCTGGTAG